A single Saccharolobus shibatae B12 DNA region contains:
- a CDS encoding ATP-dependent nuclease, producing the protein MRITEFYVSNFRSLSEVNLKDLGGFNIVVGYNGYGKTNLLSSIFLFIKNLSAGIEKRSVEDRNQEFILLWQGYDVSKPIMIGGKVEFSPEEANKIVGKNQKITLEIVNKMRYNNKFVEWNLDTLYINGSPPGEDDLKVAKKLAEYASQAIEYVPIFDQAYFDETLKRMTDMNKSPINLRKYWYDFVNLVAATIPEVKGMEFWDGRRLVLNVYNLPIYIDLAASGFQRVILMLFIIWLSGNKILLIEEPEVNMHPTLQAKIMKLIKNWTDNNILQSFLTTHSPYIVEMPADSYVVMRRVNGNSTAITVKPTADLRGTISLLNASLSSILFSRIIILTSELAEPSVIVNWLKRLNINVEDNGISVYKVSSDLELQHWLKLKNMLNLDVIFLGLCDKLDMTLKDYCVPLSREVENFYSKQALLEVLRRLGIYPDEKEIRDLGKEENLRWIINVLRKRGIEYEKLRMSIGELITNADTIEIPKEIEILANKIKSLQATL; encoded by the coding sequence GTGAGGATTACTGAATTTTACGTGTCGAACTTTAGGAGTCTCAGTGAGGTGAATTTAAAGGATCTAGGTGGGTTTAACATAGTCGTTGGCTATAACGGATATGGAAAAACTAATCTACTTTCATCCATCTTCTTATTTATTAAAAATTTGTCAGCAGGAATAGAAAAAAGGTCAGTAGAAGATAGGAATCAAGAGTTTATATTATTATGGCAAGGTTATGATGTTTCAAAACCTATTATGATAGGAGGAAAAGTGGAATTTTCGCCCGAAGAAGCAAATAAAATCGTAGGTAAAAATCAGAAGATAACATTAGAGATAGTAAATAAAATGAGGTATAATAATAAGTTTGTAGAATGGAATTTGGATACTCTTTATATAAACGGATCTCCTCCGGGAGAGGACGATTTGAAGGTTGCAAAGAAACTGGCTGAATACGCTTCACAAGCCATTGAGTATGTGCCTATCTTCGATCAGGCGTACTTTGACGAAACGTTGAAGAGAATGACTGATATGAATAAGTCACCGATTAACTTAAGAAAGTACTGGTATGATTTCGTTAATTTGGTAGCTGCAACAATACCAGAAGTTAAAGGAATGGAATTTTGGGATGGAAGAAGATTGGTACTTAACGTATATAATTTGCCGATATATATAGATTTGGCTGCAAGTGGTTTCCAGAGAGTCATACTTATGTTATTTATAATCTGGCTCAGTGGAAATAAGATATTACTAATTGAAGAACCAGAGGTGAATATGCATCCAACTCTTCAAGCTAAAATCATGAAATTAATTAAGAACTGGACAGATAATAACATATTACAGTCTTTCCTTACTACACATTCCCCATACATCGTGGAAATGCCAGCGGATAGTTATGTCGTTATGAGAAGAGTTAACGGAAATTCCACTGCGATAACAGTGAAACCAACAGCAGATTTAAGGGGTACTATAAGCTTGTTAAATGCCAGTTTAAGTAGTATCTTGTTTAGTAGGATTATAATACTGACAAGTGAATTAGCAGAACCCTCTGTAATAGTGAATTGGTTAAAGAGGCTTAACATAAATGTGGAAGATAATGGTATATCTGTCTATAAAGTATCATCAGACTTAGAATTACAACATTGGCTCAAATTGAAAAATATGTTGAACCTGGACGTGATATTCCTTGGATTATGTGACAAGCTTGATATGACCTTAAAGGATTATTGCGTTCCTTTAAGTCGTGAGGTGGAGAATTTTTATAGTAAACAAGCCCTATTAGAGGTCTTGAGAAGGCTTGGCATATATCCAGATGAGAAGGAAATAAGAGATTTAGGCAAAGAGGAAAACTTGAGATGGATTATAAATGTTTTGAGAAAAAGAGGTATAGAGTACGAGAAGCTTAGGATGTCTATAGGAGAGCTTATAACTAATGCTGACACGATTGAAATACCTAAGGAAATAGAGATATTAGCAAATAAAATTAAATCCCTCCAAGCAACACTATAA
- the cysS gene encoding cysteine--tRNA ligase, whose amino-acid sequence MDFRIRVYNSLGRKLEEFSTINPNLVKMYICGPTVYDYVHIGHGRTFVVFDAISRYLRLKGYTVIRVQNITDIDDKIIKKSQDTGKDWNEIVNYYTKDYLDMLSQLKVKIDIHPRVTQHIKEIIDFVQKLIDKGHAYVAPSGSVYFDVDTYPNYGELSNTKKEEWNQGEEFVKEKKHSYDFALWKAWKPGEPYWESPWGKGRPGWHIECSTMSTRYLGERFDIHGGGADLVFPHHENERAQTEALTGEKWVSYWVHSAFVTIRKEKMSKSLGNIIPLNEAIKKWGPSVLRYWYLTSHYRSPIDFSEEALEQAKSALQRIKDSMAIIRNIISEGPKFYAKDNDIKVSREILNNLDSFHTAMSNDFDTSTALSYIHEIVRLVFSTLQYSRDFLGAMLAFEALRQFNEVFGVMDEEFYPTYDKMYKVIDAVVDIRNQLRQMKLYEISDKIREELLKAGVRILDSKDKSTWRFE is encoded by the coding sequence ATGGACTTCAGAATAAGGGTATATAATTCGCTGGGGAGAAAGCTAGAGGAATTTAGTACAATAAATCCGAATTTAGTGAAAATGTATATTTGTGGTCCCACAGTCTATGATTACGTTCATATAGGCCATGGAAGAACTTTCGTTGTATTTGACGCAATTTCAAGATATTTAAGGTTAAAAGGTTATACAGTCATTAGGGTTCAGAATATTACAGATATTGATGATAAAATAATTAAAAAATCCCAAGATACTGGAAAAGATTGGAACGAAATCGTTAATTATTACACAAAGGATTACTTGGACATGTTATCTCAACTCAAAGTAAAAATAGATATACACCCTCGCGTAACACAGCACATAAAGGAAATCATTGACTTCGTACAGAAACTAATAGATAAGGGGCACGCGTATGTAGCACCTAGCGGTAGTGTGTACTTTGACGTCGATACTTATCCTAATTATGGGGAACTTTCAAACACTAAAAAAGAAGAATGGAATCAAGGAGAAGAATTCGTTAAGGAGAAAAAGCATTCCTATGACTTCGCGTTATGGAAAGCATGGAAGCCAGGTGAGCCTTATTGGGAATCACCTTGGGGTAAGGGAAGGCCTGGGTGGCACATTGAGTGTTCGACTATGTCAACTAGGTATCTAGGTGAGAGATTTGATATTCATGGAGGAGGAGCCGATTTAGTGTTCCCACATCATGAAAATGAAAGAGCACAAACTGAGGCGTTAACTGGGGAGAAATGGGTCTCATATTGGGTTCATAGTGCATTTGTGACTATAAGAAAAGAAAAGATGAGTAAATCTTTAGGCAATATAATACCATTAAACGAAGCTATAAAGAAATGGGGACCCTCAGTTTTAAGATATTGGTACTTAACGTCTCATTATAGGTCACCGATAGACTTTTCTGAAGAAGCCCTAGAGCAAGCAAAATCCGCGTTGCAGAGAATAAAGGATTCAATGGCAATAATTAGAAACATAATATCTGAGGGGCCTAAGTTCTATGCAAAAGATAATGATATCAAAGTATCTAGAGAAATACTTAATAATTTAGATAGTTTCCATACGGCAATGAGTAACGACTTCGACACTTCCACTGCCTTGTCATATATACATGAGATAGTGAGATTAGTATTCTCCACTTTACAGTATAGTAGAGATTTCCTTGGTGCTATGTTAGCTTTCGAGGCGCTTAGACAATTCAATGAGGTATTTGGAGTAATGGATGAGGAGTTCTATCCTACCTACGATAAGATGTATAAAGTAATAGACGCAGTTGTAGATATAAGAAATCAATTAAGGCAAATGAAATTGTATGAAATCTCCGATAAGATAAGGGAGGAGTTACTAAAGGCTGGAGTTAGAATACTTGATAGTAAGGACAAGTCTACCTGGAGATTTGAATAA
- a CDS encoding TIGR00304 family membrane protein: MDLSILFDIGIFLIFIGIILLFVGMIREASKSSNRDQKTQVGGVIFIGPIPIVFGSSKGIAKWMLIVAVILFILMVIFYIL; the protein is encoded by the coding sequence ATGGATCTTAGTATCTTATTCGATATAGGCATTTTCCTTATATTTATAGGGATAATTCTTCTTTTCGTAGGTATGATACGTGAAGCTAGCAAATCATCTAATAGGGATCAAAAAACACAAGTTGGTGGGGTAATTTTTATTGGTCCGATACCGATAGTGTTTGGCTCATCAAAGGGTATAGCTAAATGGATGCTGATAGTCGCGGTAATATTGTTCATTCTAATGGTGATATTTTACATCTTGTAG
- a CDS encoding DNA double-strand break repair nuclease NurA produces the protein MAKKLELQVLLKDIISNYIVNYLTSSSSMSLGVENLVGEDDNSGILVSPLNEFIKVVSAESNQSLIYSLDGSSRSFISSKGIISVASVVVSSTISPIFGVYPPISGFPELDLRKPFLALASSAHQSPLLPFFYSSEYVTTLSLDGSFFTSVNSPEEIETEIRTILETEALKKIPNDGSVILDGPLIPPLIFLRSKVRDDVLNLRLEAIRGRNVIGIVKRLDKSRLLISSLYKLSSKFMEKFRIDPRRYFSDESFILDLIKANLSPPYSPISLGPILRNIGNTPVYVNYLIYPLHPYVYKFAILRVESLSNDSRVIDQLSSLKFTKDGIPFVLAIADRTAKEITNAILKIVMTSLESMGLQASFYSKLEQVRI, from the coding sequence ATGGCTAAAAAGTTAGAGCTTCAAGTATTACTAAAGGACATAATCTCAAACTATATTGTGAATTATTTAACCTCTTCCAGTAGTATGAGTCTTGGGGTAGAGAATCTAGTTGGAGAGGATGATAATAGTGGAATTTTGGTCTCTCCTTTGAATGAGTTTATTAAAGTTGTCAGCGCTGAATCTAATCAATCTTTAATTTATTCATTAGATGGAAGTAGTAGGAGTTTTATTTCGTCAAAAGGAATTATTAGCGTTGCATCTGTTGTAGTTTCATCAACTATTTCTCCTATTTTTGGAGTATATCCTCCCATTTCTGGTTTCCCCGAATTGGATTTGAGAAAGCCCTTTTTAGCATTAGCATCCTCTGCTCATCAGAGTCCTTTATTACCCTTCTTTTATAGCTCAGAATACGTTACAACCTTATCTCTAGACGGATCTTTCTTTACTTCAGTGAATTCTCCAGAAGAAATCGAGACTGAAATAAGGACTATTCTTGAAACCGAAGCTCTTAAAAAAATACCAAATGATGGTTCTGTTATATTAGATGGTCCATTAATACCCCCGTTGATTTTCTTGAGAAGTAAGGTTAGAGACGACGTATTGAACTTACGTTTAGAAGCCATAAGGGGGAGGAATGTGATCGGTATTGTTAAGAGGTTAGACAAAAGCCGATTATTAATTTCTAGTCTCTACAAATTGTCATCCAAATTTATGGAGAAATTTAGAATAGATCCGAGGAGGTATTTCAGTGACGAGTCGTTTATACTTGATTTAATAAAAGCTAATTTATCACCTCCTTATTCTCCCATATCTTTAGGTCCCATATTGAGAAATATAGGTAACACGCCAGTTTATGTTAATTACTTAATTTATCCTCTTCACCCTTATGTTTATAAATTTGCCATATTGAGGGTAGAGAGTCTTAGTAATGATTCTAGAGTTATAGACCAGTTATCTTCATTAAAGTTCACTAAAGACGGTATTCCATTTGTACTCGCTATCGCTGATAGAACGGCAAAGGAGATAACCAACGCCATATTAAAGATTGTTATGACCTCACTAGAGAGTATGGGATTACAAGCCAGTTTTTACAGTAAGCTTGAGCAGGTGAGAATTTGA
- the cdr gene encoding CoA-disulfide reductase translates to MERLIIIGGGAAGMTAASWARRHKPNIDITVFESTKMVSHAPCGIPYFTEGLFDDENLFMTYTPEYFVEKRKINVKINSKVEEVDLRSRTITVRENQENKKYEFDYLLLSTGAKPKKLNAEGDRIFYVHHPADASYIRQKLWSFDRIAIIGGGILGIEMTEALRARGKKLVLIHRGKYLLNKMLDEDMGKIITDKVGSEIELKLNESLISVTEKGRLIVTDKGKYEVDATVVAIGVEPNVDLVKDQLKIGETGAIWADNHMRTSIENVYAAGDSTESINIITKQPDWVPFAPVANKMGFVAGNNIGGKDVTFPGVIGTMITKFEEYVIAKTGITENEAKRHNIKTVSATVHHKTRARYYPGSKDIIVKLIAEANTMRIIGAQIIGEEEVLGRLNMMAAVIQKGFTAEELFFVETGYVPPVNRVWDAVTLAARKLYTGISGE, encoded by the coding sequence ATGGAAAGGCTTATTATTATAGGTGGTGGAGCTGCTGGAATGACAGCTGCCTCGTGGGCTAGAAGGCATAAGCCAAATATAGATATAACAGTCTTTGAATCCACTAAGATGGTCAGTCATGCACCTTGTGGTATTCCCTATTTTACTGAGGGTCTTTTTGACGATGAAAACTTATTCATGACATATACTCCAGAATATTTTGTTGAAAAGAGAAAGATAAATGTTAAGATAAATTCTAAGGTGGAGGAGGTAGATTTAAGATCCAGAACTATCACAGTAAGGGAAAATCAGGAAAATAAAAAATACGAATTTGATTATCTATTACTTTCAACAGGTGCTAAACCCAAAAAGCTAAATGCAGAGGGAGACAGAATTTTCTATGTTCATCATCCAGCAGACGCCTCATACATAAGGCAAAAATTATGGAGTTTTGATAGGATTGCAATAATTGGCGGGGGTATATTAGGCATTGAGATGACAGAAGCACTAAGAGCTAGAGGAAAGAAACTTGTTTTGATTCATAGGGGAAAATATTTGCTCAATAAAATGCTCGATGAAGATATGGGTAAGATAATAACAGATAAAGTTGGAAGCGAAATAGAGCTAAAGTTAAATGAGAGTTTAATAAGCGTTACAGAAAAGGGAAGACTCATAGTAACAGATAAAGGAAAATATGAGGTAGATGCTACCGTAGTTGCTATAGGAGTTGAGCCAAATGTCGATCTAGTTAAAGATCAGCTAAAAATAGGGGAGACTGGCGCTATATGGGCTGATAACCATATGAGAACGAGCATCGAAAACGTTTATGCAGCTGGAGATTCAACAGAATCGATAAATATTATTACCAAACAACCCGATTGGGTTCCCTTTGCGCCAGTAGCCAATAAAATGGGTTTCGTAGCTGGGAATAACATAGGCGGTAAAGATGTAACTTTCCCTGGAGTAATAGGGACGATGATAACTAAATTTGAGGAATACGTTATAGCCAAGACTGGTATTACCGAGAACGAGGCTAAACGTCACAACATCAAAACAGTTTCAGCTACAGTCCATCATAAGACTAGGGCTAGATACTACCCTGGATCTAAAGATATCATAGTGAAGTTAATCGCCGAGGCTAATACTATGAGAATAATAGGTGCACAGATTATAGGAGAGGAGGAGGTTCTAGGAAGGTTAAATATGATGGCAGCTGTTATTCAAAAAGGTTTCACTGCAGAAGAGTTATTCTTTGTAGAAACGGGATATGTTCCACCCGTAAATAGAGTATGGGACGCGGTTACTTTAGCAGCGAGAAAACTATATACTGGCATTAGCGGGGAATAG
- a CDS encoding bifunctional phosphoglucose/phosphomannose isomerase: MDEIYLNWDRMFDEAYRIPIHEIKNDNIVFSGIGGSGIVGEIANILGVELSFKRKFTGKESLVAVSYSGTTSETIVDVENAVKAGSEVIIITSGGILEKFAKEKSLKLINVPSGFQTRYAFPYLFTPLIKMTTKKRGIKINETELKEGVVEAKEKIKADASRLAELLINRIPVIYSSKYLAIAKRFKQEINENAKHPAFYGEIPEINHNEIESYVHGPSLVSVIVESSEIDKITEDVLNSIVIKPYFSNDLKNISSLLALAGVTSLEMAKKINEKPDKLYNIPKARQLTSKLFRIN; encoded by the coding sequence GTGGATGAAATTTACCTTAATTGGGATAGAATGTTTGATGAGGCATATAGAATTCCCATTCATGAAATTAAGAACGATAACATAGTATTCTCCGGAATTGGTGGAAGTGGAATCGTTGGAGAAATAGCAAATATCTTAGGCGTTGAACTTTCCTTCAAGAGAAAGTTCACGGGAAAAGAATCATTAGTAGCCGTAAGTTATTCTGGGACTACTTCAGAGACAATAGTTGATGTAGAAAATGCAGTAAAAGCTGGATCTGAAGTCATAATAATAACGTCTGGTGGGATACTTGAAAAGTTTGCTAAAGAGAAGAGTTTGAAACTTATCAATGTACCATCAGGTTTTCAGACAAGATATGCTTTTCCATATCTTTTCACACCCTTAATAAAAATGACTACCAAAAAAAGAGGAATCAAAATAAATGAGACCGAATTAAAAGAGGGAGTAGTAGAAGCTAAAGAGAAAATAAAGGCAGATGCTTCAAGATTGGCTGAATTGCTAATAAATAGAATTCCTGTAATTTACTCGTCAAAATACTTGGCGATAGCGAAAAGATTCAAACAAGAAATAAATGAGAACGCTAAGCACCCTGCGTTTTATGGCGAAATACCAGAGATAAACCATAATGAAATAGAAAGCTATGTTCACGGACCTTCCCTTGTATCAGTCATTGTTGAAAGTTCGGAAATAGACAAAATTACTGAAGATGTATTAAACTCAATAGTTATAAAACCGTATTTTAGTAATGATTTAAAGAATATTTCTAGCCTACTAGCATTGGCTGGGGTTACATCACTTGAAATGGCTAAAAAAATTAATGAAAAACCGGATAAACTCTATAATATACCAAAAGCTAGACAATTAACTTCAAAATTATTTAGAATAAACTAG
- a CDS encoding NUDIX hydrolase has product MDRPLVAVGCLIVEENNVLLVKRKNPPNAGLWAIPGGKVEYGETLEDALKREMREETGLEIAVGNIISIVQVINEGYHYVILDFECKPIGGKLRASSDALEVEYIPFNKLKDIPTTKTTYDMLIMYFKGEKAPYSIIQISR; this is encoded by the coding sequence ATGGATAGGCCGCTCGTAGCTGTAGGTTGTCTTATTGTTGAAGAAAATAATGTTCTTTTAGTTAAAAGAAAGAACCCACCAAATGCTGGGTTATGGGCAATACCAGGTGGTAAGGTAGAGTATGGTGAGACGTTGGAGGATGCATTGAAGAGAGAGATGAGGGAGGAAACTGGACTTGAAATAGCTGTAGGTAATATTATATCTATTGTGCAAGTAATAAATGAAGGTTATCATTATGTGATTCTAGACTTTGAGTGCAAACCAATAGGTGGGAAACTTCGTGCCTCCAGTGATGCCTTAGAAGTAGAATATATACCTTTCAATAAACTGAAAGATATACCAACTACAAAAACCACTTATGATATGTTAATTATGTACTTTAAAGGGGAAAAGGCACCATACTCCATTATTCAAATCTCCAGGTAG